The following are encoded in a window of Panicum virgatum strain AP13 chromosome 5N, P.virgatum_v5, whole genome shotgun sequence genomic DNA:
- the LOC120674125 gene encoding uncharacterized protein LOC120674125: protein MASFPPADGGADPPTDDDPVGSPLTPPSRPLPSRGAALPRVTRKPRAFAPAAHQNPSSRARSSPISPASCLGRSQSFSICLDDGDLTSLFVPLPRALTAIMRSASQGMVYCICFHGEIPEFKSSTSWRAVMQNLLKTFISAILFEATGSSSLHLSRSFSHEPFFSVTVASRGYVCVQQFQGLKTLVAVTSEIKSRMSWSHALWELVQPLIYSDAALGTGYVGVSREHLIYVDGRYCFVWMIPTGETMVIFSVHWLFIPFPPINSSIVHASLTALVGMLTFYGNGLWCAHTWIGEPPDWAGLPEGLLQCIFPLIFCFRSLTAASHCCRSWRSVVSTLPRPFLLHPNLAPRTKKIWHIVAPTRVVRKGELQEYRIVTTPVLHTQYKLIGGSDGQLIFFNNSECYIQNIHTGSTITLSVPTCCTDIYYGVMSAQAESAEQYIILVGDSVLLRKNGAEGWVMRSLRRSNIGRIVDIVVTECSAFMMDAGKMLYTLSANLDVDLVPVSGPPRVPNHRARFGVPFGNFLRKQKAVIERNWLLESHGRIICIRYVQTKDWMAGFFAFCLDDDPAMDDFYESNVAHRLGLSRKQGCNTWKEIDGLGDCCVFLNMVSGVASFISDTPPRWGLTAGKIYMGDRDTLPWKSFSYGWVQYTTDDTMPLNAEWPSPLFLNSGYSLPRDEAGATNVADLWSEEKEDNSGTGLRDGSSGSSSAGSRYC, encoded by the exons ATGGCGAGTTTTCCACCCGCCGACGGCGGAGCAGACCCGCCCACCGACGACGATCCTGTAGGTTCTCCACTTACGCCGCCATCCCGACCGCTTCCTTCACGCGGCGCCGCCTTGCCACGAGTGACTCGCAAACCACGTGCTTTCGCCCCCGCGGCCCACCAAAACCCTAGCTCCCGGGCCCGATCCTCTCCAATCTCCCCAGCTTCATGCCTTGGACGGTCTCAATCCTTCTCGATTTGCCTGGACGACGGCGACCTCACCTCGTTGTTTGTGCCGCTCCCCAGAGCTTTGACTGCTATCATGCGATCGGCAAG TCAGGGGATGGTCTACTGTATCTGTTTCCATGGAGAAATTCCTGAGTTCAAGAGCAGCACATCATGGCGTGCTGTTATGCAGAACCTTCTAAAGACTTTCATATCTGCCATCTTGTTTGAGGCAACTGGGTCAAGCTCACTTCATCTGTCAAGATCTTTCAGCCATGAACCTTTCTTCAGTGTCACAGTTGCCAGTAGAGGGTATGTTTGTGTACAGCAGTTTCAGGGGCTGAAAACCTTGGTGGCTGTCACTTCTGAGATCAAAAGCAGGATGTCTTGGAGTCATGCTTTATGGGAACTTGTGCAGCCGCTTATCTACAGTGATGCAGCTTTGGGTACAGGCTACGTTGGGGTGTCGAGGGAGCATCTGATATATGTTGATGGCAGATATTGCTTCGTTTGGATGATACCAACTGGTGAGACTATGGTGATATTTTCTGTACACTGGTTGTTTATTCCATTCCCTCCAATTAACTCAAGTATCGTCCATGCCAGTTTAACTGCTTTAGTTGGGATGTTGACATTTTATGGCAATGGTCTGTGGTGTGCTCACACTTGGATAGGAGAGCCGCCTGACTGGGCAGGACTTCCTGAGGGCCTCCTGCAGTGCATATTTCCCCTCATATTTTGCTTTAGGAGCTTAACCGCTGCATCTCACTGCTGCCGCTCCTGGCGCAGTGTTGTCTCCACTCTTCCCCGCCCTTTTTTGCTCCACCCTAATCTTGCACCAAGAACAAAGAAGATATGGCACATTGTTGCCCCCACCAGAGTTGTCCGCAAAGGTGAACTGCAGGAGTACCGCATTGTCACCACACCTGTGCTTCATACACAGTACAAGTTGATTGGGGGCTCAGATGGTCAATTGATCTTTTTCAACAACTCTGAGTGTTACATTCAAAACATACACACTGGCTCAACTATAACATTATCAGTTCCAACGTGCTGCACTGATATTTATTATGGTGTGATGTCTGCACAAGCTGAGTCTGCTGAACAATACATCATTCTTGTTGGTGACTCTGTGCTTTTGAGGAAGAATGGTGCTGAAGGATGGGTTATGAGATCCCTTAGACGTAGCAATATTGGAAGAATTGTTGATATCGTTGTTACTGAATGTAGTGCGTTTATGATGGATGCTGGAAAGATGTTATACACTCTGAGTGCCAACTTAGATGTGGATCTTGTACCTGTTTCAGGCCCACCAAGAGTACCCAACCACAGGGCGCGATTTGGAGTACCATTTGGAAACTTTCTCAGAAAGCAAAAAGCTGTTATTGAAAGGAATTGGCTGTTGGAATCACATGGGAGGATAATATGCATTCGTTATGTTCAGACGAAAGACTGGATGGCTGGATTTTTTGCCTTTTGTCTTGATGATGATCCCGCTATGGATGATTTCTATGAGAGTAATGTTGCCCATCGATTGGGCCTTTCTAGAAAGCAAGGTTGCAATACCTGGAAAGAAATAGACGGTCTTGGTGACTGTTGTGTATTCCTCAACATGGTATCTGGTGTTGCATCATTTATCTCTGACACTCCACCTAGATGGGGCCTTACTGCTGGAAAAATATACATGGGGGATCGGGATACGTTACCTTGGAAGTCTTTTAGTTATGGATGGGTCCAATACACCACTGATGACACAATGCCTTTGAATGCTGAATGGCCCTCCCCACTTTTTTTGAATTCAG GATACTCACTACCAAGAGATGAGGCTGGTGCTACGAATGTTGCTGATTTGTGGAGTGAAGAGAAG GAAGACAATTCTGGAACTGGATTGCGGGATGGGTCGTCTGGTAGCAGTAGCGCTGGCAGTCGCTATTGTTAA